The Podarcis muralis chromosome 16, rPodMur119.hap1.1, whole genome shotgun sequence genomic interval TTAGTTcactcatttatttataaaagcttCCTCTGCTGTTGGACCCATTGGTCATTTGCTGCAATGATACAAAATGGAAGCATCCTGTCTTtcttggttgaaggaatggagaACATTAGAGAATTCACATATTCTAGACTTAGAAGGCCATGATAAtatttttggttggcacgcttcattatggtatgaaaaggtgaaagtacataaaggatttaTAAATcatataattgggggggggattgtaTAGAATATGGGATAAATAGAAGCATTTATTAGAGGGGAACCTCTTTGGCTCTCAATGTTGGAAATTAtagaggtaaagaaaaagaatattattattaataataataattgaatttatataccaccctatacccagaggtctcagggtggttcacataaaagGATTACAATATGATAGAATGGTGAACAACTTacaaaaatttattaaaacaagTGGGAGGAAAGtataaatttataaaaaataagGAATTATCAGGAAAACTAACAACATGgatacaatatcatcatttgaatggagtatttaagaaagataggCTACAAGGGTCtggggaacaaatatcacaactggagacagacctgttggaatggaatgtaaaagtgctgtctataatgtataaaatattattggaatgggagacaaaggatgagggAGTAAAATCCCCAATGATACATTGTGCAATAGAaattggtcataatatagacatggaagcatggggacgattgtggaatatggatataaaatttatagcatcttatggtttaagagaaaacgaTCTATCAATGGTATCTAAACACTggcaaaaatggcaaaaatgtataaatctaaatcaaataagtgttggaaatgtaaagagaaagaaggttctttttctcatgtggtggtcttgtagtaaggttaaagcttactgggaaatgatatatcatGAATagaaaagaatgtttaaaataatgtttgtaaaaagcccagaagcttttcttttgggaattatagggacagaactacctaaactgtatagaaacttgtTCGTGTACAGCAGCAAtaatgctacttgccccaaaatggaaagaagtagaagtcccagcaaaggaagaatggatacagaaaacttaaggaatatgcagaaatggcaaaacttaccagaaaaataaaaaaacccagataacaaactttttataaaagaatgaaaatggtttattgaatatttacagataccttgtaaacagataagaacattggctgGATTGTTGAAACCAGCAGTTTcaaaagagtatatatttaaagtagaagaataaattaagttaatttgaaataaatatcccttcctccctctctctctctctctttctcaatgtGAAGTCCCAAAATTGTCACATCATAACTCCAGGCAGATGTTGCTACATAATATCTGCTTGACTTTGAAGATTTAGCAACGAGAAAGATCTGTGCAAAAAGCTAAGCCAAGTCCTTTGGAGTGCAATGGGTCCATTTCATTATACCCACATTAGACAGAATTCTAGTCAAACCCAGATACCCGGACACACAAAAGGCAAGACATTATGCTGCTCTCTCCATATCAGGCCAACAAGCAAGAAGATGCCGTTGGATCTCACCATCCTCTGATCACTTGAATTCAAACTTTGAGCTGCCAAGGAGAACCTTGAAATGTCACCCAGGCCAATAAGTCAGTGAACAAACAGGTGCAAGCAGTATATTCAGATCAGGTGTTAAGAGGTGGGTGGTCAGGGCAGGACTCTGCTGCACCCTATCTGCAGGGGGCTCCCAGAGAAGGACCCACCATCCTAAGGTCCAGCTAGGAAGGGCAAGGGTgtctataaaaaaggtaaagggacccctgaccattaggtctagttgtggacgactctggggttgcggcgctcatctcgctttacttgtcgagggagccggcgtacaggtcgtgtgaccgggtcatgtgaccagcatgactaagccgcttctggcaaaccagagcagcgcacggaaagacagtttaccttcccaccggagtggtacctatttatctacttgcactttgacgttctttcgaactgctaggttggcaggagcagggactgcgcaacgggagctcaccctgtcgcagggattcgaaacaccgaccttctgattggctctgtggtttaacccacagcgccacctgtgtcccaagggTATCTATACCCTTCACAAATTAGGGCCATGATACCTGAAGAAACTCCGCACGTGGGCCTATTCAGATCAGACGTGCACACCTGAAAACAGACTGGGATCTACCCAGGCCCAGATGAGATATGGATCTGTTCCCAAGTGCCAATCTATGTCCCAAGAGTCACTATTGGTACTAACTGAAGTTTCAGAATTCAACTCCTTGCATAACACATTGCAGAAATCCAAATGGAAGGTTGCCAGTGTTAATTCTGAGATGAAGATAAAGCTGCAGGCCAGCATTTATTCGTCCTCCCCCAATCCCACCCCGCTCCTCTTTCTCCATTTGCTCTCCTTTCTCCCTGCTTCCTCagcacttccctccacctgcagcAGGCTGCTTCTTTCTGTCCCCCTCCATCTTTCTATCCAGTGGCAGCAGGATGCCTGGAGCTGATAAGGAAGGCGAGgagccgccccgggtgtcaccactgagggggtgacaaaataccAGGCAGCACTCATCGTGGCACCTGCAGTGCACCCAAGTCATGCGTCTCACAGGCTttgcgctgcccaaacggtccgcccgctgcctctccCCCAGATGTAGGGCGGTTGAGTGGGAGGAAACAGGCTCCTGAACacgccaccccaggtgcccgagcggcttcctccgccgctgcagACAAGTACGCCCAAAGGGAGAGGGgagtcctgttatgtactgaagttctcaccctgggccagcagggggatactgtagagagttatgcaaatgaaggatcgaaagtgacgttcagtgattggatagtttgtatgcaaatgaaggatcgaaagtgaagTTCAGTGAtcggctagttacagaaaatggttactgttgcattctagtggagctctatataagcaggctgacttgagctcctcagttcagttctgttccagcttacaaataaagagctgctttggaagaattgctgtgtcgtctgatatgttcgcccacaacttaacaagtccCAGGAGCAGCGGAGCTGTATGGCTCCTAGAGGTGCATAGGTAATAAGGCAGAAAGTCAAATTAATGAGATGTTGAAAGGAAACCTGGTACAAAGTAATTAGCTTTCTAGCAACGTATATTTACCAGAATAAAATTGCCCTTGCCATTGTATATAACtccacaattaaaacaaaaacacggATTAATTGCTGGGATGATAGCTAATTTaccttgttatttttgttttgattaccCTGTATGGACAACAAGGAGTAGTGTAGCAAAAGGCTGGTAAAGTATAActaaggcataggcaaactcggggccctccagatgttttgagactagagttcccatcatccctgaccactggtcctgttagctagggatgatgggagttgtattcacaaaacagctggagggccaaggttgcctcTGCCTGGCATAACTAAGTGCATGTGAGCTGCGACCCTTTTACCCTTGCTTGTGAGTAAACTCTAAAACCAATGGGATACATTTCGGAGGAAGTGTACTGGGTAGGACAACTCGCTATTAGGATTCAACCCACCCAGGGATTTGGAGATAGAgagtggggggagagggaaagaggccTCTGAAAGAGAGGGTAATAAATCAAACAGCAGCACTTCAGAGCATTTTTACACCGACCTGGAAAATCGTCCGTTGCTTTGGGGCAACAATTTCAGTCAGTGGTGGAGTTAGCTGCACAGACGCCCAGAGCACCGGCCATGCtgtgcaccgggggggggggcagggtgagcTGGGGGGGCGTGCGCGCTGTGATCTGCTGTGGGCAGTGGTGGCAACTCAAACTGCTGCACATGGGCCAGCAGGGCGAGCCCCCTGCagtgtgccttcttgtcaccccacctcagggatgacacccagggcgggctgccgccaccgcaccccccttcctacgcccccgGATGCCtcctaataataaaaattaagccTCGTGTCTGTGTTTGGGTGCTTCCactcccaccccctttccttgCCTGCTGGGCGCAGGCGGACTCTTCTTCAAACTGGCTTTGCCCAAGTAAGTTCCCCGTTTCCCCTCCCCGCCTCCTCTCAGCCTTCCCCAGGACCAATAACAAGCTGCTCTAAGGGACAGTAACATCACGTTTTCAGATTTGGGCCAGCCTCCCACCCcctataagggacgcaggtggtgctgtggattaaaccacagagcctaggacttgccgatctgaaggtcggcggttcaaatccccgcgacggggtgagctcccattgctcggtccctgctcctgccaacctagcagttcgaaagcacgccaaagtgcaagtagataaataggtaccgctccagcgggaaggtaaacagcatttccgtgcgctgctctggttcgccagaagcggcttagtcatgctggccacatgacccggaagctgtactccggctccctcggccaataaagtgagatgagcgccacaacccccgagttggccacgactggacctaatggtcaggggtccctttacctttaccttttacccacccCCTACCCTGCTTTTCCCAAGCTGTAGAAGGACCAGACTCCAGTTTCTCGCCTCTTGATCCCTCCGCAAAGCttttttcccaccctcccctctcccccactgaagttttctaaatccggcccacagacggtctgggaaccagcatgtttttacatgagtagaaggtgtccttttatttaaattgcatctctgggttatttatggggcataggaattcgttcattccccccccccccttcaaaatatagtccggtccaccacatggtctgagggacagtggactggccccctgcggaaaaagtttgctgacccctgctaagtACCTCTGTGATGGACAGCAAAGCCAGACCAGAGTTTGGTGATGCAGTCCCTCAGAATtccaccagagggctggagcctcTCTGAATGAGTACTAAGCAGAGTGGGAGCAGAGtgggaggagaaaaataaaagGAGCAGATTCTGAGGGAGTTTTTAGATTGGGCCTGGTTTGAGTGTCTTGGGAGAGTTTTACGCCAGGAGCTAGCTGGAGGGCTGACtttgagccaggagaagtagcaGCTGTGTGGATACAGCCTACATGggtctcattccagtcaggaggggagagatcttctagaaagagaagactcccaaaccagtaaCAAGGGGTGTGGCAATCCTCAGGGTCTGTTATACTATTTACTTCAATAAGAGTATGTAAACACAGTAACATTGGAAGATAAGGACGGATCAAGGACGGCACGCAGGAAGTCACTTACACAGAATTGTATTAATTtgttataatttttataattggGTTAAAatctggaaaatcaataaaaaaaagtgATGAAGAAGTTCCAACAAAAGAGGAGTGGACTTTAAAACTATTGGACTATATGGAGAAGGTGAAAATAAGAAACCCAAAGGACGAAATgcttgtggaggagtggagatcctTTTCAGAATATCTGAGAAAATATTATAGTCAAATGAAAACACAGGCAGGACTGGAAATATAAGCAAAGGAAGGAGAATGATAAAGGAATCTAATGTTGGATATTTGTTATAGAAATGAGTATTACATTTAGTAGACAAAGGATTTGAACAGAAACTTCATGGAAGTAAGGATGAGGAGTGAAAATGTTGAGGGAATATTGTATTGAAACTGTATTGAATTTGTTAAATTGtatgaaaattaatttaaaaaatatgtaacatAAAGAGAACAAGATGCTGCATGAAGTGAGCCAATggcttgatccagtagggctTTGCTTATGTATTTATAGAGCCCATGGTGATTTTAATAAATTAAACAGAGTAGAACTTTTGATcagagtttttctttttctttttttaaaaaatatatttattgaaattttccacaatacattaaaaaaatcaaaaaaagaagaaaacaaaaaagttaaaaacacatagagtttgcaatccttattttcaataacatatttccctgacttccccacacctccccttcagAGTTTTTCTTTTTACTTCAGGATTGGCACAATGAGGAACGATATTTCCCTCCACAGAAGGAGAAGACTGCCATAGGAAGACAAAGAATGTCATTCATTTCTATAAACCTTTTAAGAACTGTATTACATTCTGcaaacatttctgtgtgctcggATATTCAATTGCCTTCAAACCCGCCATGGTCATTATTCCATGAAATCCATCTTGAACATGATACCATGTCACTGGCACACCGTGGTCCTCTAGCCGCTTCTTGTACAACAGCCCATCGTCCCGGAGAAAATCATATTCACAGGTTAGAATGAAAGTCTCTGGGAGCTGGTGGATTATGTCATCCTCTGCGTGAAGGGGGGCAAACATTGTCTCAGTACctcttttaacttgttcataaagttCTTCTGAAAATGGAGCTGGTGCTACAGGAACATAGGCCCTAGCTTTAAATTCTTCTGGAATGTTATCAGCATTGATCCATTTTTTGTATTTCTCTCTCAAATCAGGAGGGACATGGGCGCCTTTCAGAATTCCATCTACATTCATTGTCTTCCCAGTGAGATATGTCAAAGCGAGTTTAATACCTCGTTTCCTGAACATAGGAGGAACTGATTGGTTTTGCAGATAGGAGGGCAAATTGAAGTCCACTGCTTGGAGGAATGGGTAGATGAGGACCTGAGCTCGCACTCTTGGGAGGTCCTCTCTGGTCACCAGTTCTTGGCAAATGGCCGCAGCAAAAGTGCCTCCACTACTCTCCCCAGCAATGGCAATGCGGCTGGGGTCCACTCCGTATTCCTTTGCATTTTTCATAAAATGTATTACAGCAGTTAAACAGTCCTGTACAGGGACTGGATAGGGATGCTTAGGAGCTAAACGAAATCTAAAGAAAAAACAAGATATCATCAACATTTGGCATCATACTTGGGGCTGAGGCACCTTCAGCACCCCCAAGGAGGCTGGGTCCCCCTAAGCTGATTgacatttccattcaaatggttATGTGCTCCGCGTCATGTGATCATTTATGCAATATGGGACTTaccggcgggcgggggggggggcaatatttactcaggttggcacccctgccttcaCGCAAGCAAGAAAAATTCCAGTCAGGCAGATgccactcaaggagggtgcaaaagaGGGGCAATGGTGCAGAGGTAGGGGTCTGCAGTGATTTCagagggaagaagaggagtttggatttaatatcctgctttatcactaccctaaggagcctcaaagcggctaacattctcctttcccttcctcctccacaacaaacactctgtgaggtgagtggggctgagagacttcaaagaagtgtgcctagcccaaggtcacccagcagctgcatgtggatgagcagggaatcgaacccggctcaccagattacgagtccaccgctcttaaccactacaccacactggctcttcaggGAGAACTGAAGAGGCCTGGAGTGGAGCATTGAGCCCCAGTGCCTGAGGTTTTCCATGATAATATAATGCTAGttcacatcctgttctcagtggccagtgGTCAATCATTGGAGAAACTCACAATCAGAACATGAGTCCTGTGGTACTCTTCCCTCcctcagcttccagcaactggcattcagaaggacACTGTCTCCAACTGCAAAGGCAGgctatagccatcatggctagtagccactggtagtcTTATACCGTGtgcatttgtttaatcctcttttaaagccacccaggttggaggccatcattgcctcctgagggaacgagttccacagcttaactaCACACTGcgtaaagaagtactttcttttaggTGAATCTTCTAGcactcagcttcattgaatgtccacatGTTCTAGAGTTAAGAGAGAGGGACAAAAACATTTATCTAGTTTTATGTAAAAGTAGTTTAATGTTCCTTATATGATGCCTTGGAAGGAGTTTTGtcctgaaaggcaggatagaGATAATTGCAACAGATAGAACTAGCATAGATTGAGAAGCCATATCAGCCCCTCATGGTGGATAAGGTTATCCATGAATACTAGTCACAAGGCGGATGGGCCATCTCCACTATcacaggcagtaatgcttctgaataccagatgatGTACATTGCAACTGGGAGTAGTGCTCCTGTGTCTgggtccagcttgtgggcttttCATTGGGATatttggttggccaccgtgagaacaggatgttgggcccccctttggcctgatccagcttcttATGCTTAAAGCCAGAGGGATTGGGTCCAAAGGcataaaaaacataatacaaaGGTGAACACCCATTCTAAAGGTTGGCAAATTCACGATGTTGGCAAAATCAGCCGTTTTCTGGGCTCATGTGGAAGGGTTAGAAACTGAAGCGTGAAGATACTTACTCAACACACATAACCACTGAGTCGGTTCCATGGGCAAGCGAATGGCAGATCCTTGCAGAAGTTCCTGGAAAAAGGCACATAACCTTTAATGAGTCTCCTTTGGCAACAACTAAGTTGAACTGAACCCTTTATAAATGGGGCATCACTAGTTGAAAACCATTATGTACATTTTGTTCCCTCCTGATCAGCAGTTTCAATGGGTAAAACTCAGAATAGAACCAAAAAATCCATACTTTTCAAGCAAGGTGTGCTAGGAAGAACGAAGACTGGGATCCATTTTGGACTGGCTAGCTAAAGGCTGGC includes:
- the LOC114587084 gene encoding arylacetamide deacetylase-like 4 translates to MEMAFGGTLWMQILYMTIFIHFLLLVWGVSYALARTHLPRGMSRPTPLILLNLLVGYGFVLGGILEKLGICHRYSMLRILNLLIPEVKDPKMITRDLVFDGVLVRLYWPKTSPAGNRKGIIFLHGGVALFASIRTSARICHSLAHGTDSVVMCVEFRLAPKHPYPVPVQDCLTAVIHFMKNAKEYGVDPSRIAIAGESSGGTFAAAICQELVTREDLPRVRAQVLIYPFLQAVDFNLPSYLQNQSVPPMFRKRGIKLALTYLTGKTMNVDGILKGAHVPPDLREKYKKWINADNIPEEFKARAYVPVAPAPFSEELYEQVKRGTETMFAPLHAEDDIIHQLPETFILTCEYDFLRDDGLLYKKRLEDHGVPVTWYHVQDGFHGIMTMAGLKAIEYPSTQKCLQNVIQFLKGL